attgaattaaattaaattaaatttatttgattcttttaatatacttttaatattatatgaaaaggGAAGAAGAAGGCTTtgagaatatttcaaagtaagGAGGTTGACAAGAAGGGATTTGATCTCTTTCAATTGATTATTGATTCTCTTTTCTGAACAAGGAAATTCAAACAATCCAACATCTATAAGATAtctaattctattttatcaaACGTTTTATAAGccttaaaaagtttttaaaatgaaGAGGTGAggaaacgtaataaaatataaaagataattaatgataaaattctattatcttatttttttagaaattatttagaaattgaGCTAATATACATCGCAAAGAAAGGAAAATTAGATATTGCGAAACACTACAATGCACTTTTATAATCTACTCTTACTATTCTTAAAGAAAGACATTATTATTACGAATCTTTCTTTATCAGCTTACTTTGTTCTCGAGAAACTGAACTAACAACGGCTATTCAGTACTTATCTTGATATTTCATTGTAGAAGAAAATGATATGGCTTTGGTGCAACAAAGAAAGAATCAGGAAAAAGAACATTTAGAATTATTGTAAGTGTGGATTTGAAAAGAATCCACACttgcagaaaaaagaaagaaggattTTGTTCGAAGATTTACCTTAAATTATCCATTTGCTTCCGTCATTGTTGATACtagagaatattaatattagaaaattgcgaaattaacGGAAATAATGAGAACAATTTACATCAAAGAATTTACTAAATTTGATATCTTCTtcataacattataattatgaaaaatatgtcatattatCAGTACAATTACATATGAAATAGATCTttgttgatttaaaataaatggatgTATTATAAACTGCCAGCTGTATTATCCGCTTTTACGCATCGCTTTAAAAACACAACAGATGTATTGTAAATATGTGTGCACCCTAAATTGGATCGGGTACGGGAATCTTTGGCATGTGACCTTCCATCATATCATTCAGCAGTACACTAATTTCCTGATAGAAAAGTCcatttgtattgtatataacgttaaaaattataattaattttttaaatgagagagaaagagaattcGTTTCTGAATTTAATTACTAGGCaagtaataaagaattaaacgTGCGTACCTCTTCTCGCTGTGTTCTAAGTCTGTCAATGATGGGCTCGTTAAAATTAGGATCGTTGCTGGGGTCCTCCAAAGTACTTTCATCGCTTCTCGACACTTGCGGTATACGGGAGATGTAAATCTGTTTGATAGTGTCTAAAATTGCCGATGGTCTGGTTTGGGGGAATTGCAAATCGATCCGTCCAAACGAATCCACGCCCGCTGGCATCATTAATGGTTTCTCATAATCTGTACATCTTTCGTCCCTTATGTTTCATTCGACACAAAGATACAATATAGAGATTTAtgataagtataatttataaaatataaatcagcTGAATAAACTTTGTAAATACTTTGCTATAAATTGTAccgttcgtaaaattttaccAAAAGACTTACGAAAGCGGAGAACCAAATCCATGATGAGATAATAAATCTTTCAGCCGTCGTATAAGAAACTTATCTTtagatgaataataataaagacttGCGCCCAAATTATGAGCTATCGCTCTCAATATCTTGccaataaattcttttttcgttGAGTCAAATTCCTATTGCAGAAATTAAgacataaaagaataaatttttaaaacatgtatatgctaatttaaatttaaaactcatacatacactttttaaGTTTAATTGATCAAAGtagttgataaaaaatttttaataacaaataattttatataataatcgacatatcgatatatatattaacatcaaaataaaatatttaatatttttttattttatttttattctctgcaatgcagaaaaaatatgcaactttcaagatattaaaaacCTAGAACTGAGATTATAAAATACCTTGAACTCATCATATCGTCCACCTATGATACACATCTTCATCGGTAACGGATCAACTCCACGTTCTAACTCCTTTTTTCTATCTGCTATTCTTTTTTCTCGTAATTCttgaattatattagaatCATAACTCATTTTCAAACCACTTTGTATTACGGAAAGAGTCTCTTCAAAGGAAGTCCATAATTCCTCCGGTCGTGATAAATCCAACATCATCAATAGCATAGTATGATGAGGAGAATGCGTTAATGTAGATCCCGTCATTGCGACAGATACCAAAGAAGAAGCCAAGTGGCCTACTTCCCATACGtgtactatattttttacctATGATAacatacaatttaaaagtttagttcaatattaaattaataaaaatgtcgataaaatcaatagaaatattatgctttaattaaaataaatattataaataatgctataaataatgcaattttacatttattttgtcaaatttgcAGCCagcaaaataatgcaaaaagaGGAAATTAATTCTATCCTTCATGAATTGTACAttctaatgaataaataaatataatttcccCACATTACTTACTAAACTTTTTACAGTTTTGCGACCAAACGAATAATCCATTGCTATCGTCGGTTTTGGCCTTTCGTCTTTTTCGAGAAATCGATACACCATTGTTGTTTTACCCTAGAAGCGCAATTGGAAATGCAAAGTACATCGCGAAAACGCAGTACGTTTCTAATTTCATCACTTACAACTCCCTTGCTACCAAGGATAATAATGGATCGTTCGTGAGTTTCATTTGGATCAGTCTTTCGTCTGTTTTCTTCTTCTACGGCAAGTCGTAATGCCGTTTCTCGCATAGACTCATCACTATAAACATAATCTTATTGGAACTAATTCTATCatgttaaaagtatatatataaattaaaagtaataaatactatatgtaaattaaaatatgtaagtaacaatttctttattaagttatattttcattaaagaatcgcgtaaaagaattttttttaattctttgtcaattattattgcgaaattaATGATATCAGATGATAGAaacatctttataaaaattactcgGTATTACTGGTTTGATggaattgtttaataatatattataatagtacatattttttctttacaaattaattatgtatataataaagaaatcaCCAATTTTCTGCAGACATTGTTTTTGAAACGCGATGAGAACGTGATACTGGACACTCTAGTTGTATTCGCACAATTCTATGTTTCTTCAGGTTATGGTAATGTTTTACTTCTCGTTTCCACGGAGATAATTCAATGCGCTCATACTATTCCTGCATGATGTAAATTTGTGGATGATCGGtatgcgattttttttttttgttttttttttagtgcaTAGTGTAATATAATACAGCATTCTCTATtcttttaatagatatttagagaccggtaaataaataattaatttattatgacaTTTTCTTAATGTCCAGTCttgaattaaaaagtttcGTAGGCATTGCATGTttgttcaaataaataatattaagttattctcaactgcaatattattaattatttatgttgatatttattatacattatgcaAGATAGTACAaggtataataatttacacatctacatatattaatcattttctaCGTAACGCTTCACTCGTATGCGCAATGATTTCACGAGATGTCATCAgtctttaataaagaaatccACACACACAaggatatcttttttttttaaattatataatatcaacTCTGAACACTTTCGTTCAATTTCGACTTTTCcgttatgtaaaaaatgtctTCAGAGTTATACATGCAAGTTACAACAATATGCTAATACATCTCTGCTAAATCATAACGCATAGCAAtctttaaattcataaatttatctatgAATTAAATGTATCATTTTAATGTACTTTTCTTGCGCATGTTATGTACAATTTGGACTAGATGAAGTCAGGAATAGAATGCACGTTACAATCCGcaataaaattcaacattttctaaattaatacatGCGAGTGTACAATTTTTGGACATTAGAATTTTTCCATAATTACGAACACATTAGTCttcacaattatataataatgattatataattattgtaataaattagtaATTGCACAAGATTTTACCAATTATGAGAAAACTATTAGcgtcatattaaattttttttttaagaatttgaaCGCAGACCAGACATTGCTAATTTTCTcaatgattataattaatacacgTTTGATTTATACAACAAACAAAGCAGTCACAtttgtctttttttgtttaatttgtatgtatattatatgtacaactCAGTTTAATCCAATTACTGATCTGAAACATTTATGGCAAACAAATACTTATTTCAAAGACGTATAACTTCGGTTGCGCGCACATgctaaatacaaaatactaacGAGTTTTTATGCTTAGTCCTGCTATAACAAACTTGATACATTAAAAtgtctgtaaaaaataatgttaaactGCAAGTAAACACAAATAGTATTTCTTTCAGCAACTATTTCATCCACGACTATTTTATCCTCAGCCCagaaaataacatttccaAAATTCCTATGTATATCTCTATGACAATATATGTTTACTTTATAGAGATTTTGTATGAACACTATGGTTGGTAAAAATACTTGAGAGGCATATGACAATTTGTCCAATATATATCCGCACAAAACtatagttttaaatataaaaactataagtgACGTGtgaataattacttattaagtaaaattaatgttgtccAGATTAACACGAACAATTAATATTCGTGAGATTCTCTTTCCAATACGTACTGAATATtctattttgtagaaataccATGCTTGTCCTCCTTATATGAAATTCTATCGCGATTTACTATCACGtgtttatcatattatttatcatcgaTTATTTACACTTTATAGTACTCgctatgttaaaaattatgatccAATGTAAATACTggttttttttcagaaaatttatcgGACAATCGATAGACATCGCTATATGTTTCAGATTTCAGATGTAACGGATGATACAAAGGAAGACAAATGTACAGATTAGTCAtctatttctataatatttcattgctTCTATAATGCAGTATATCACGCGCTCTGCATGTTATCTAGTCCATATGTCACTCATccaattatcatttaattctTCGCTCGGTagaacatttaattttcttaaggCTTCGAGATAAAACGTGAGTTCCGACGTGACCACGCCATGTTGCGGACCACCATTGTTTACTATGTTCATTTTAACTAGTTGCTCCCTAAGCTTTTCTTTGAAAGATGAATTTACCGTACGGTAAAGAGATTGTACTTCAATGGTAGGCAAAATTCCAGAGACGGCTTCATGAAGTTTCATTAGataactataaataaataatattttacaaaacagATACTAAAAAtagttgtaattataattgttatcgCAAAATTTACCTAGAGATATTTCTGAAAGATTTGGATGGCACCGGAGGTCTTGCTGTCCATTTGGATATTTGTCCACCTAGCAAATTGTCTACAATGGTGAGAATTTTTCCTTCAATCTCACGCACGTGTGCACGAATGTCTCTTTCAACGCTATCTAATAAAGCTACTCCTCCACTTAATCCAGATACGCCAATAAGACCTCGACTAGGATTTTGTTCCGTGAGTGCTACACATTAAAtgcgtaaaataataacatttatatttaacattgtttttagcatcaagtaaaatttatacatttctaAATACTATTTATCTAACTTAGATTTGATTTCTCAcggaatttattaaattgcaatgtTCAATTACCTTGAAAATGTGATTTGACGAAAGGCATAAACCACAATATAAGCTTGAGACTTCGCGCCGCCAATACAAGGATCGTACTTGTGATGGTTTTTAAACCTGCAACTTGCATTGCGCCCGCACCCAGAACTAATTGACAACATCGAGAATTATAATGTCTTAACAGTTCCGCTAATTGTCTCCCTATAGTTCCAGACAAGGCAACTAATTCACTACCggttcttaaaaaaaaaagaattattttcgtTATATTATGTAACGTCTACAATCAAAATGTAATCTGTCTTTACCTGCAGTACTCGTGTATCATCTGTATGAGCATCAGAGCAGTCCCAACAACAGCAAATTTTTCATCGCCAACCATGATAAAAGCCTCGACGCTCTCACTGTTCGTGCTATCCTCGCGCGTAAGTATTTTAGGCggaaaacatttcttttcatataCATACGTCACCAATGACTGAAATTCTAACGGTACGTCAGCTTGTTTCCATCTTTCGGATTCTAATAGCAGCGTCAACTTAGTTTTGCGTTCATTGTGAAAACGTTGGACAAATTTACTCGCTTGTGCCTGCAAAGTACATCATGTCGGTCGGATAAAACATgcagaaaaattgaatttacacAAATAACATGATTTACATGCATAATAATTACCTTAAATGCCGATCGTAACGCAGTGCATTGTTTGCCACAGAGTTTTTCGCAAGCGTGTGTAAATTCTTCGACCATATTAGCTAATTGGCAAACTTGAGCGGTTGTTGCTCTATCGCTCAACCAAGAGTTTTTATCGTTCCACGTTTGACCTTCTTTGTCCTCCAATTTATTCTGCGCAACAtcagcaataattttatcgttatGAAATTTATCCTTTTCATTTGTTCCTGCTGAAAGCAGATTTCCCATTCGCTCGTGGCAATAATCGCATACGGAGGTAATCATATCATTGAGTTTGGTGATTACTCTCGTATGCTCTTCTTGAGTTAATAAACGATCAGGTACTGTTTCGTCGAATAAGCCATCGCATAAATATCCCGCTGATAAATCTGCAGTATCTCTCATCACATCATGAACTGCCTAATgaagatatttaattgtgatagTACATCAGATATTTCATATCTGCCGGATGTTTCGCAAAGATAGAGATTGAGgaagtaattaataatgaaaaatagcgattattacaattttaaactttaataattgaaactatgtatttgataataagattttacgacaaaaatttataacagaatcttgtaatttgtaattaatttaaagtcttttcaatattaactttgatatttgattacaaaaatatttacaatctaaaattaaatctgttataaaatattgaagataataaaaataatatatgatcaCATACCTTAACTCGTAATAGGAGAAATGTGAAAGACTGTATAGTATTGTGGAGCAAAGTTAATCTTTCCGTCAAAGAAAGGCCTCCAACTTCGAGAGCTGCCGCTTGCTGATCGCTACAACAGTCGCTAGCTGCCAAAGCCTCTATCACCCGTTGCTTTGTTAAGGCTCTTATAGTGGTTACAGCTTCCTCTTTGTACGTGTCCacaaattgaaaatgtttctgaCGTAGTAGACCAGAAATGATGGAAACCAGTTTATCCTGTTCGTTGAGGACGTACAAATGATCTCACTGGGAAGAGATGTATGAAGGTTTTTTGCTACAAACTAGGGATGCAATgcgatgcaaaattatgtgTATGTACTTACGCCGTCTAAAACGATATTCTCGCCACCCAATGGTCTATTGAGATCTGCTGTCGCATATCTTTGAAATTCAGTTGATAACATCTTGTCCACAAGTTTCTCCATTTCAGTTAATTGAGAACTTAAAtgtctaaataatattaacgtacaaaaatgtatactttttaataattcatcaatgttttagaaattttataaatatttttaaacaaaaaaggagagggggggaggagaaaaaaataaagaaaaacaatgtgtgaattttaaaaatctaaactGACCGAAACCGAAATCAAATCGATATCGTATTCTCCACGCTATTATATCGTTAAGACCTTATTTTATCACtatagcattattattatttagccttaatgttattattattgtaattgataTTATAGATTAAGTCCATTTACTATCCAATATGGATAGAAGTGGTGCAAGTTTGATATGACAATTGCGTccgtaaaaatttatcaatattgaaCAAACTTAAATATGAATAGATTATagataatatcaataatctgtgcataatttctaaatatttaccTAAAGCTATGTATTCCGTTCAATTCCTGCAAGAGAATTTCTTGTGTCGTGGAAATAAGATCTAATGCTGCAACATAATCCGGTGTAGATAATAGTAATTGTATCATAGGTTGACTTTGATGTACAGTTGCCATAAGTTTTAATTTGTCTTGAACTATTAACCTGTTAGACCTGGCACGCTCCAAGCTGAATAAAAAGAGCAAATATTAAATCGAATGCTTATGTCAACAACTAAATATATTGTTGCATTCGCACCGAATCCAGAGTTCTAGACAAACCTTCAAAACAATACATTTATGATTGTTTATCGCGTTTTATTACACACTTGTACTcacagataaataaaaagattacttatcgaaaataaaaacgttGACAATTATGGATTCTTAACAACAAGGTAGGTAACAAGAATGATATACAAGTCCACTTTCGGATATATTAGCATGATTACAACATAGCCGAATGACATGCGAGATGccgattcttttttattttaaaagataactcgcatttatttatgcttcttttgttttttctccacagagtattaattttgttcGCTTTGGTTTTAACACTGATATactatcgattttatatttttggctTGAATGCAACAATACGTAAGTTAAAATAtacgttattaatttatattgtcatttcatttaatttttatattttttaggaaaTATTTAGTGTACAAAATAAGTGATTTATATGTTACAGATTTACCGAAAaatttccaaagagttcttgACTAGATGCTTATCAACttgatgaatatttttccTGAGAGCTTTTAGAACCGTAATAGTTTGAGTAAGTTGTTCCATGAGCGCATCATGAGATGTCATTGCATGGAAAAAGGCCTGAGATTTGGACGCGACTTGCTCCGCTATTCGGACTTCCACAATGTCCAAATAATGACTGAGCTGttacaaagtattttaatattatatgatataatttgatattttcgctacatattaaaattttgtattttgtaagtaattttaattacaaatcaaattaattctgatatatatttacacactctacattgatgaaataattatttttataacataacaaCGCTTAGAAACATTTTAGTAGCAAAGTTTATAAAAcgtttactttttatattaataatcatacCTTCTCTTGCATTTGTTTCACGTGCATGACAATATTGCATTCCTCAGTTAATAAACCGTCTTTTGCAAACGTAAACACAGCATCAAAGCTATCTTTTTGTGAAAGATCTAAGTTTGGTACTAAGAAAATCTTTGGAATAGTAGATAAGTCAAACTGCAATCGATCTGAAGCAAacaatataaagcaaaaactatgaatgtgtttttaatatgaaagatatattatattagtcaaactagttaaaaaaaataaaaattaattataaatttaataactaattataatataaatatataatgttgtaataaaaatataatgtgatataattatttaattattaaaatatttattctcaaAGAGTAAAACATACGCTGGTTacgaaatagaattttaacaaattactttataaatgcaagttttaattttctttgtatatGTTTTCTATACACTATACATTAATGAATCTTACCCAGTGATTTCATGTTCTTAAGATTTGGAAATGTTTGGAGCAATTCATTTGGAGTAATCGACCTATTTGCAGTCGAATTCATACGTGAATGTTTCCGATAtctctgtaaaaataaataaaaaatacagacTATTACTcgcaataaatgtattaattaaaaattgtattaattagtAAGTATTAGACAGTATGAATAATTAcccttgctatttttttaaaatacatttcaaaatgCTGCATCGTGATTTCAGGAAGATAAGGACTCTTTGGAATGTCCACTTTTTCCACAAATCCATCTCCCCAAGTACGAGTAAAAAAGTTACTTTGTTTTCCCTTGAATGGATCGTTTAAAACAGCGGGTAGATTTTGCGCAGCGGAATACACTGTCCATGACGAGCCAGCCTCTGATAACTGACCATTGCTCTTTCGTTGCTGTTGCATAGCTGCGTGCTTAGTGGCATGTGCTATATAATCCTTGTCAGAAACACCTTCCACGGGAAGACTGGTGCATACCCCATTATAGCCATAAAGACATACGAAAGATCCACCTTCTCTCGCACAATGTTGATCTCTCAAGTGCCTAGAAGAAATAACGCATTGTCATGTcactaattaattaagaatctAAAATAATGTGTGAGTGTCTTTTTAAAGtacaattataatcaattattataaaaaatatatagatgcctttaattttaaaatatgacagtaaatttttaatagattaaaaaattattattttaaaatgattcaTTGCAATAAAACGGAGGACTGTAATTGACAGACGTTAGACAAATGGACCCACCTAACGAAATCTTGAATTTGCTTGAACGTCTGGTTAGTGCAATGCTCACACACCAAAACCATGGGTATGGAATCAGATCCTTTCGCGATTTTTGCCATTGTCCATGTGTCATTTCAGCTCATCATTGTCACATTCGGAGCATTGAGGAAACGCATTTTGAAGCACTATCTCACGCGATGTCTTTCGGTTCTTTGACTTCGCAACCACTTAGCGATTACACGTCCCCACTTATAGATACACACGTTTTACGACACGTTGGCCAATTCAGAAATGAAACAGCCGGCTTGACAAAAGTTACTAACATCATTTCCACATGATCTCAATTCATATAATAAAgcttaattgtttataaatcaaaattatatcaatgagTGTGAGTCATTGTTTTCAACGCGGCGCGCATTTTTAATGACTCATAACTTATTTGTACGAAcgaaaatttctaaatattctcCGAACGTACCACTTCAGCGACACACGCGAGACTGAGCGTGAAGCAGGCCGTCAAGGTAAGTTTTACAGTAGACGTCATGAATGTCCGAACATTTCGGAGTAGGCATTTTCAAGTTAAACGCATAATAGATATTCGCATATCATtgattattgtttaaataatttagagcTGTTTAAATTGCTTGTTGGTTATGTAAAAAGTAGATTAATAAATCCAAAGCTAAATCTCAAGCAAAAATCTTAAACAGCCTGTAGAACGTTAATTGCGTCTACTGTACAGTTTGACCTGCTTTAGATGGCGTGATGGAGAATGAACTTGTAGCTTTCGATTTCCATCCTATGTTATTTCACTTTTCCTTGCCTACAGGTCGTCGCAAAAGATGCGGTCATTACAGTTCGAATATATCGGTCACATTTAGCAGATAATGCAattgtatttgtaattattgataataagtaatatttaagtTGATtggtaatttcttttttatgctttagaatcttatattataacatttgacAAGCCTTGAGTTttagaatttacattttcttcattgcgatatattgaaattttatacagaatacaaagaaaaattgtttataaattttataaacaaagaaATGATCTAGAATTCcggaatataatatttaaatgcatcgcagtaaattttaagaCCTAACAAATGATATGATATAGGATTTTATTATaagtcataaaaataaataaaatgtatttgaaaattaatgtacattttattcatttttatgttttagaATGCTTGCAGAATGTTTTTATGTGTAACTATGCAATTTGTGCTAGTCTTCTGTACATTGTTACGTGTAAATTTCGTTAAAGCtcataataaagattaatttttagctttgtttgttaaaattattttaattaatcaagatGAAGGTTACATAGCACATATAAAATCGTATtgtaaaaaactttaatatttgcaGTATCAAAAAAGATTTAACTTAACAAAGCTGAGTAAATGGTAGTCTGAAAATACATTCCATGTGAGTAGACAAGGATAATAATGAGTATATAAAAAGCTGTCTCTGTACTATATTAACAGTTGATTAATTAGCTGTAAACTGATTGTCATTCCCCGTTACGTCTGATAATAATCCCAAATTTGCATCAAGGATCAATTAAATGAGACAGATGGTACACGGCTTATGTGATAATGATCTTTGACTTCAACGCcgacgattattattattattaatgttttcgTTTGTTCGTGGTAGAGGTGGTGGTGTCGGTATGACTGGTCCGATTTGCGTATTTTGTCTCATTTGCTCTTGTTcctgttgttgttgttgttgttgatGCTGATTTCGACGTACTTCGTGAGCTAGTAATTTCTGACGTTTTTCTTCCATAAGTCGTTCACGATGCTTGTGTATATAATCATATACATTTGGAAGACCCATTATTACGCAGGCCGACAGTGCCGATCTACATATATTCATGTCTGTCGCTTcatacctatatatatatagaatacaattataaatgttacaaatataagagatgcatttataaaattaagctATTAAGAAGCTGAAAGTTTTCAACAGACATTTATTATGTCACTGGATTTGTAACATTGCTTTCTAATCAATctatttttaccatttttataatattttttttttgtagcacAATTACAAAGCAATTGCAAAGGATTATTTACCATTCGTTCGTTTTCTCATCGTAACATTCCACTTGATATGTTGTAGTCACACCGTTAAAGCCACCGATAGCAAATATCATGTCGTCAATTACTTCAATGGCGAAGTTACTACGCGGATTATACATATCGGGAATATGACTCCAAGTATTCGTGGAAGGCTTATATTTTTCCCCGCTGCACATTCTTGATATTCCATTGAAACCTCCTTTATTGGAAAGAttgataattcttttataatgtttgatcttgcaataaaataaataatattttaagaaatttaattttttaatttttaaattataaaattttggtttttatacattatttacacaagaaaatattacaatgatTGTAGATGAGAAAAGAAGCTAATAACGGTATTTTGAAATTGGCTTTCTCACATACGTAAATGCTTGTGCATAAATTACACAGGTACTGTAATAAGATTTCTTTCATAACAAATGCTTGTCACAGTACCAATAACATAAACGCAGCCGTGATAAGATATGCACGAAACACCGCTTCTGCGCGACCTCATTGCAGTTATCATTGTCCATTGGTTGGTGTTCGGATCATATACTTCAGCCGTATTCATGCAATCGTGTCCGTCGAAACCGCCCGTAATATAAATCTTGtctataacataaaaaattaacaataaatattaataataagaataatgtgATTGTATTCTAAAACATTGTTAATATAGAGTTTGTACATGAAATAGATTtacaaatatctaaaattaaaaaatatgtaatttctaaattagtatcagtaatttactttttataaataatttgattataacgCAGATTTTTGCTTTCGAtgcgtaattttaattataaaatttattaatttaatttaaataagtatatCTATGTTTAATTGAGATTGATTATGttacaattgata
This genomic window from Linepithema humile isolate Giens D197 chromosome 5, Lhum_UNIL_v1.0, whole genome shotgun sequence contains:
- the LOC105676054 gene encoding cytoplasmic dynein 2 light intermediate chain 1 — protein: MSAENCDESMRETALRLAVEEENRRKTDPNETHERSIIILGSKGVGKTTMVYRFLEKDERPKPTIAMDYSFGRKTVKSLVKNIVHVWEVGHLASSLVSVAMTGSTLTHSPHHTMLLMMLDLSRPEELWTSFEETLSVIQSGLKMSYDSNIIQELREKRIADRKKELERGVDPLPMKMCIIGGRYDEFKEFDSTKKEFIGKILRAIAHNLGASLYYYSSKDKFLIRRLKDLLSHHGFGSPLSDERCTDYEKPLMMPAGVDSFGRIDLQFPQTRPSAILDTIKQIYISRIPQVSRSDESTLEDPSNDPNFNEPIIDRLRTQREEEISVLLNDMMEGHMPKIPVPDPI
- the scat gene encoding vacuolar protein sorting-associated protein 54; translated protein: MAKIAKGSDSIPMVLVCEHCTNQTFKQIQDFVRHLRDQHCAREGGSFVCLYGYNGVCTSLPVEGVSDKDYIAHATKHAAMQQQRKSNGQLSEAGSSWTVYSAAQNLPAVLNDPFKGKQSNFFTRTWGDGFVEKVDIPKSPYLPEITMQHFEMYFKKIARRYRKHSRMNSTANRSITPNELLQTFPNLKNMKSLDRLQFDLSTIPKIFLVPNLDLSQKDSFDAVFTFAKDGLLTEECNIVMHVKQMQEKLSHYLDIVEVRIAEQVASKSQAFFHAMTSHDALMEQLTQTITVLKALRKNIHQVDKHLVKNSLEIFRLERARSNRLIVQDKLKLMATVHQSQPMIQLLLSTPDYVAALDLISTTQEILLQELNGIHSFRHLSSQLTEMEKLVDKMLSTEFQRYATADLNRPLGGENIVLDGDKLVSIISGLLRQKHFQFVDTYKEEAVTTIRALTKQRVIEALAASDCCSDQQAAALEVGGLSLTERLTLLHNTIQSFTFLLLRVKAVHDVMRDTADLSAGYLCDGLFDETVPDRLLTQEEHTRVITKLNDMITSVCDYCHERMGNLLSAGTNEKDKFHNDKIIADVAQNKLEDKEGQTWNDKNSWLSDRATTAQVCQLANMVEEFTHACEKLCGKQCTALRSAFKAQASKFVQRFHNERKTKLTLLLESERWKQADVPLEFQSLVTYVYEKKCFPPKILTREDSTNSESVEAFIMVGDEKFAVVGTALMLIQMIHEYCRTGSELVALSGTIGRQLAELLRHYNSRCCQLVLGAGAMQVAGLKTITSTILVLAARSLKLILWFMPFVKSHFQALTEQNPSRGLIGVSGLSGGVALLDSVERDIRAHVREIEGKILTIVDNLLGGQISKWTARPPVPSKSFRNISSYLMKLHEAVSGILPTIEVQSLYRTVNSSFKEKLREQLVKMNIVNNGGPQHGVVTSELTFYLEALRKLNVLPSEELNDNWMSDIWTR